The genomic region CATTGACCCTCCTCCATCAGATTGTCCGCTCATCCTGTTACTGCTTGGATTAACAGGCTTACCTTAGGAAGGGAGGCTCGGGAGCCGGAGCTCTGGGTTGTCATGGTGAGCACGGTGGTGATGCCCAGTGCCACCCTGGCAGGCGCGGCGTCCATGTTGATCCAGAAGGAGACCCAGGACAGGATGACGATGAGGAGGCTGGGGATGTACATCTGGATCAGGTAGTAACCCATCTGTCTCTCCAAGTGGAACTTCACCTCAATGCAGGTGAATTTACCTGGAGAACAAAACACACTGACACCTCAGATCAGGGACGGTGTGATGagagatgtggtgtgtgtgtgtccatatgtgagtggttgtgtgtgtgtttgtgtgtgtgtctgtgtggctctCTGACCAGTGTTGTAGCTTTTGGTACAGTAGCCAAGCTCCTTCTCATCTCTCATGATGAACTGGGGGAGGGTCAACCCAGCGGCCACCTGTACAGGATTTTTGTCCTTGCTCTCCCACTCAAAGATCAAATCATTCATGGTGTAGCCAACTGAGGAATGAATGAACACAGCAAATATGTTTGATATGATATTGCATTTTCACAAACCATATTGCATGTGCTTTACCATGTGAGTTGTAAGGAGCAGACACTTACAGCTCTCCAGTTGCATGGTACAGATCTGCATGTCCATGGGAAAGTTCTTCAGATCCATTGGGCAAGATAGAATGAGAGTCAACCTTTGAGGAAGAGGTGTAAAAGTCATGAAACAACTGTGGAAGCATTATTTGTGAATGTACAAATAAAGcctacagtaatgtactgttaaACCAAAGATTCTTAGGAATGTaaggtaacatactgtaccctTTTTTACAGTAACTTACAGGTAACTGGCCACCAGCAAGTTACTGTAAAAACGACAGGATTTATTTGTCAGTGTAGTTATTAGAGTAGCATGCTCTATACCTCACTCAACAGATACATTTACTGCTCAATAAAAAATTCTTACACAGAACCCAAATCTTTTCTGCATTTTTTCTAATTGTTTACTGCTTCAAGTGAGACTAAAATACAAGCTCCCTACAATGTATACCTACTGTGTGACTGTataaagtacagttgaagtcagaagtttacatttgCATTTGTTTGTGAGTATGTAAGTGCAGGAGTCTGCGTGTTTGtgttagaaacacaagcatttcagcTGTGACATCAGATAATCTGAGTACACAACCAATGAACTTTTATTTAATACTGAACATTTCTTATAATtttgcagacactcttatccagagggacttacagtagtgagtggataattatttttacttttttggGGGAATGTGAATCAAACTCATAActctggcattgcaagcgccatgctctatcAACTGAGCCACACAAGACCCATATCTCGGATCTTGTCAATATCAGATTGTTTACAATTTACTAAGGAATAAAATCATAATAGTCGTCATCACAGCAGTGTATTtaagtatacagtatattatactttTATGTTTCTACTTTAAACAGATTTTCATTATgttcagttgaagtcagaagtttacatacgtacaccttagccaaatacattcaaactcagtttttcacaattcctgacatttaatcctagtaaatttaatcctagtaaattccctgttttaggtcagttaggacattcatcacattcccagtgggtcagaagtttacatacactcaattagtatttagtagcattgcctttaagttgcttaacttgggtcaaacgtttcgggtagctttccacaagcttcccacaataagttgggggaattttggcccattcctcctgacagagctggtgtaacggagtgaggtttgtaggcctccttgctcacacactctttttcagttctgcccacacattttctataggattgagttcagggctttgtgatggccactccaataccttgattttgttgtccttaagccattttgccacaactttggaagtatgcttggggtcattgtctatttggaagacccatttgcgaccaagctttaacttcatgactgatgttgcttcaatatatccacataattttcctccctcatgttgcaatctattttgtgaagtgcaccagtccccactgcagcaaagcacccccacaacatgatgttgccacccccgtgcttcacggctgggatggtgttctttggcttgcaagcctcaccctttttcctccaaacataatgatggtgattatggccaaacagttctatttttgtttcatcagaccagaggacattatccaaaaagtaagatctttgtcccatgtgcagttgcaatccgtAGTCTGGCTCTTTTAtagcggtttttgagcagtggcttcttccttactgagcagcctttcaggttatgtcgatataggacaaattttactgtggatatagatacattgtACCGGTTTAcacaagcatcttcacaaggtccttcactgttgttctgggattgattttcgcaccaaagtacgttcacctctaggagacagaacccatctccttcctgagcggtatgacggctgcgtggtcccatggtgtttatacttgcatactattgtttgtacagatgaacgtggtaccttcaggcgtttggaatttgctcccaaggatgaaccagacttgtggaggtctacaatgttttttctgaggtcttgactgatttcttttgattttcccatgatgtcaagcagagaggcactgagtttgaaggtaggccctgaaatacatccacagatacacctccaattgactcaaatgatgccaataagcctatcagaagcttccaaagccattacataattttctggaattttccaagctgtttaaaggcacagtcaacttagtgtatgtacaatTCTGACctgctggaattgtgatacagtgaattataagtgaaataatctgtctgcaaacaactGCTGaaaaaagtacttgtgtcatgcacaaagtagatgttctaaccgacttaccaaaactatagtttgttaacaagacatttgtggagtggttgtaaaacgagtatgactccaacctaagtgtatgtaaactgacttcaactgtatgtactaaGCATATGCTCCTTGTCTGCAGCGAAtgctctttctccttcccctctgaGAGAGCCTCCTCCTCCCACACAGCATGTTCTTATCACACTTTTATTACTGGACCGTCTCTGAGATGTATTGTCATCAGCAGtctgctccctctctcatctcttctctcatGAATGGTGAGAGCGACTAACCACCTTTCTTTCATCTGTTCTCTCAGAATCCCCTTGCCTCCCTCCACACCTAGGCTCCACCACCTGAATCAGCTCTCCAAATGGACAACAAATTGAGCTGCATTATTCCGCTGCTTCGAGGCGTGAATCTAAGGAGGAGTGGTGTGACTGAAGTGATATTAAAATGAAATAAAGGTAATGTATTTTCATATCTTGAATCACAGATTTGTGCTCAAGTGTAGTAGTGGTTTTTGTAAGAGGGGGCAATTGGCAGGTAGCCTAacagttaagagtgttgggccagtaactgaaaggttgctggttcgaattcCCGAGCCAAATAGATGAAACATGTTGATGTGTCcttgaacaaggcaattaaccctaattgatcctgtaagtcgctctggataagcgcGTCAGCTGAATGTCTAAAACGTAACCCGTCCCATCTACTACGAGGGGGCTGCATTCCATTCCAAGTGATTCCATCTTACTGATCCTGCACAACGCTAGGGATGAAGCATATTGACTTGGAGCTAATGCCCAAGGAAATGAATAGCCTACATGAGGGGGTTATTTCTATATGCCTTCCCTGAACATATTCTAAACATCTTTGGAGAAAAATTCCCTGTAGCCTTTGGATACTCTAGTGGTTTGTGTTTCTATGTACTCTTAATGAGATCATATTGCATCCAATTCCTCCAGGTGACTGAATATTTTATTGAGATGAATCCCATTAAACCTGAGAGGTAGTCTTGGATGTAGAAACTTCTTTCTTTCAAAAGTAATTACAAGTGCCGGAGGTAGAAGGGAATCTCTGACTCTGCTGACATTTCACTGGATTTGAATCTATTCTTTGTTTGGATGTTTCCAACAGGGAATGTTAAAACATGACCTCATTCGACATCCTTTAAACCTATTGTACTAATTTCCCCGAGAAATAGAGTTGAGTCCACCATTCAATGTACGCCCCACATCTGACCTGATACTGTACAGGACGGTCCCATCTTTGAAGACCCTCAGGAGCTTGTTGTCTGTGGTGACATCATGAAAGTTGGCGCCTTTCTCGTTGGCGAAGAACAGATCAGGTTTCCAAATAGAATCCAACATGGACGGATCCAGGTCCAGAGAGGAGTCTGGGTATTTGCTGTACGCCAACCGAGGGTCTCTCCACTTCTGTCGCAGGAAGATGTTCACTCTGTAATCCTTGGGGAAATAGTGAAATCAGCTTTAAACTGCTTTACTTTGACATATAAACTACTGTCTATCTCCGTTAAATATACAGTACGATCACTTTGGTGACCAGAATATATTGTGTCACACAGTCAGTGAAAACAAAAATAATTTCCCTGTAGACGTTTACATATTTAGAATGATAGAGCCACTAATACAAAACAACATATTCTCGTCAATATGTAGGCCAAGTGCCTGCCTCAGATATTTGGTTCTATCGTAGTGACATGCAGTATAACCTCAAGTCATTTGGCACTAAGTCACTAATAAAGCACCAATGATACAATAAATAATATTAAAACTAATAGTAATATTCTAATACAATTCTGACACTGACTGTGACACAATTGGATGTGGTGCCACAAAACTTTACCCAGAGAAATTGCTCCTTGTTTTTACACAGAATTGTAATATGATAAAAAATAGCAGGAATGAATGGATGCAATGCATGGATTTGAATGCATATTTGTATGCTTGTAAATCACCACACAATACCATATCTAAATCTAAATCTAATCTAAAATCCAAATTACAACTTAAGAGTTAAATGCGGCAATAAATACATATGTATTGAAAGGAGCAATCTAATAAAATTGAATTCATAAATCTAATTTAGTTACTTGATCTCTATAAACAGTTTCCTCATTAATTGTTATTGCTAAATGGTCGTTATAGGAGATAGATGATGTTTGTGTGAATAGTAGAACAAGAAACTCCATTGACGTTTGAAGATGTAGTTAGTAATGAATGAACAGATTGCATCGAATTAGatgccttttctctccctcttagaACAGACCTATTCAGTAGGCAGCAGTGTATTGGTGGTCCCAGATGTGTATGTCTATGAGTGAAGAGTTATCGAACAACTGTGTGTTAAGTGTTAGAAACCCGGCTCGTCTGTTGATTAACTTTGGCAAATATTGTCTACCAAAAATTGCAATCATTCAATTGACAAAGTTCTAACTAATTATGAATGCATGAAGTAGTTGTTGAATAGGATCTCAATGTGGAGTCCAGCTTTGATATTGTTTACCCCTTGGGCAGTAGGATGTCTATGGGACATTACAACCGATCAACATGCTTAAATCTCAGGCCCTAAGACATCAAACCTACAGCTATTGGCTGCATTTAAAGTGAATTATGTGCTGGCATTCACTGTGTGAATTATTAAAACAGAACTAATCCAACACATGCACAATGGAGTGTCATGGGAATAGCAATACAATATTGCCTTGAGTATAATGTGAACGATATTTGATTCAATTGCGGTTCTCAGTGTCTGTGTGCTATTTCACCATGGAGCCACCAATAGATTATGGGGATGGGTCAAAGTGAATCATTTCACATGAGGAAGCAAAAGTTCAAAACATCCATAAACTAAAAGGAAAATGAACTCATGAACACTAAAGAAATTGGATGATTTCAATCTTAAACTCCAGAGGAGCATAAGAGCAAGGCTGTAGTTTAAGAGCAtttggccagtaaccaaaaggttgctggtttgaatccccgagccgacaaggtgaaaaatatgCCGATGTGCCCTTTAGCAAAGCATTTAACCATAATTGCTCCTATAAGtcattctggataagagcgtctactaaattactaaaatgtcaaatgtaaatgtagataacATGGCCAAGCACAATGCTCCAACTCACCATTGTAGTTTCTGCTATAGAACCAAAGCTGTTGATAAATATGTTGCAGGTAACATTAACTGGGGGACCTGCAGGTTGGAGGATAGATAACACATTGATATGTTTGACAGAGAAGAGTTACGCAAGAACACTTAACATGCTGGTCTCTGTGACCGAGCCCAAACTGTTGATAAAAATATTGCATGTAATGTTTACAGGGGGACCTGTGAAATGGAATGAGAACGAGGTGACAAGAAAAAGTCAAGATGTTTTTTTGCACTTAATCATCATGTGCCATCTCCACTGGGTGGTTTAGCAAATAGAGATGAGGGAGTTTGAGGATGATAGCAATGCAATATCTGTTGGATGTACAGAATTCTGAGTGTAATTAGTTGTGAAAGCGAGCATGTGCTTTATTACCTATCTACCACCACAATATGGGCTGTATGTATAtatgtcaacatacacaaggctgttgTTCTCCTAATATGTTTTtatgtcaacatacacaaggcctGTTGTTCTCCTAGTATGTTTTtatgtcaacatacacaaggcctGTTGTTCTCCTAGTATGTTTTTATGTCAACATACACGAGGCCTGTTGTTCTCCTAATATGTTTTtatgtcaacatacacaaggcctGTTGTTCTCCTAGTATGTTTTtatgtcaacatacacaaggcctGTTGTTCTCCTAGTATGTTTTTATGTCAACATACACGAGGCCTGTTGTTCTCCTAGTATGTTTTTCTATCAATATAAACAGGGCCTGTTGTTCTCCTAGTATGTTTTTATGTCAACATACACGAGGCCTGTTGTTCTAGTATGTTTTTATGTCAACATACACGAGGCCTGTTGTTCTCCTAGTATGTTTTTCTGTCAATATAAACAGGGCCTGTTGTTCTCCGAGTATGTTTTTATGTCAACATACACAGGGCCTGTTGTTCTCCTAGTATGTTTTtatgtcaacatacacaaggcctGTTGTTCTCCTAGTATGTTTTTATGTCAACATACACGAGGCCTGTTGTTCTCCTAGTATGTTTTTCTGTCAACATACACGAGGCCTGTTGTTCTCCGTGTATGTTTTTCTGTCAATATAAACAGGGCCTGTTGTTCTCCGAGTATGTTTTTCTGTCAATATAAACAGGGCCTGTTGTTCTCCTAGTATGTTTTTCTGTCAATATAAACAGGGCCTGTTGTTCTCCGAGTATATTTTTCTGTCAATATAAACAGGGCCTGTTGTTCTCCGAGTATGTTTTTCTGTCAATATAAACAGGGCCTGTTGTTCTACTAGTATGTTTTTCTGTCAATATAAACAGGGCCTGTTGTTCTCCGAGTATGTTTTTCTGTCAATATAAACAGGGCCTGTTGTTCTCCTAGTATGTTTTTATGTCAACATACACACGGCCTGTTGTTCTCCTAGTATGTTTTTATGTCAACATACACGAGGCCTGTTGTTCTCCTAGTATGTTTTtatgtcaacatacacaaggctgttgTTCTCCTAGTATGTTTTTATGTCAACATACACGAGGCCTGTTGTTCTCCTAGTATGTTTTTCTGTCAATATAAACAGGGCCTGTTGTTCTCCTAGTATGTTTTTCTGTCAACATACACGAGGCCTGTTGTTCTCCTAGTATGTTTTTCTGTCAATATAAACAGGGCCTGTTGTTCTCCTAGTATGTTTTTATGTCAACATACACGAGGCCTGTTGTTCTAGTATGTTTTTATGTCAACATACACGAGGCCTGTTGTTCTCCTAGTATGTTTTTCTGTCAATATAAACAGGGCCTGTTGTTCTCCGAGTATGTTTTTATGTCAACATACACAGGGCCTGTTGTTCTCCGAGTATGTTTTTCTGTCAATATAAACAGGGCCTGTTGTTCTCCTAGTATCTTTTTCTGTCAATATAAACAGGGCCTGTTGTTCTCCGAGTATGTTTTTCTGTCAATATAAACAGGGCCTGTTGTTCTCCGAGTATGTTTTTCTGTCAATATAAACAGGGCCTGTTGTTCTCCTAGTATGTTTTTCTGTCAATATAAAACAGGGCCTGTTGTTCTCCGAGTATGTTTTTCTGTCAATATAAACAGGGCCTGTTGTTCTCCTAGTATGTTTTTATGTCAACATACACGAGGCCTGTTGTTCTCCTAGTATGTTTTTCTGTCAACATGCACAAGTCCTGTTGTTCTCCGAGTATGTTTTTATGTCAACATAAACAGGGCCCGTTGGTCTCCTAAGCACCCCAGGCAAGTTAAAACAGCTGCACTAGTCATTGACTAATCTCATCACTAGCCGTTGGTCTCCTAAGCACCCCAGGCAAGTTAAAACAGCTGCACTAGTCATTGACTAATCTCATCACTAGCCGTTTGTCTTCAACAGCAGGCCTGGTCCAGTTATAGTTAGAAAGGTCAGGATCAACTCCAATATTCAACAAACAGTGGTATCGTTAATAAATGTTTACTTACTTTAATCAAAAGTATGTTGCCTGCTTCTGCTAACTGGTACTAGTCATTGACTAACTCAATGAGGATGACAAGGAATGTTTTACTTGATAGGgttaaaaaacagataaacaaAAACACATGCTGAGACAcacggcaacacacacacacacacacacacactggcattaGAAACAGTGGCACATCTTTCTTATGAAACAATCACGAACATGACAGTCAACGTAGTTTCACAGGCATTCTACCGCTATCTTTGAGGTCACAGAATGACTGAAAAACAGTTGACACTTTCTATCCAATACAGTAACACTGTCTTGAATAAAAACAACAATGTCAGCCAGAGAGAGGTCTCTGTGTTGTTAAGTGAAGTTTTGAGTTCATAGCCCTTCCCCTGTGTATTCCTCATCAATATTGCATGTGACGTGGTGGTATTAATATTCGCCTCAGTTTGTAGTCGGGCAACTGCATTTAAAGTCAGTAACAGAACAATGTAATGGAATAACTCCACACAACAACCTTGGCAGGCAAATGTAGGTCAAGCTCCAGCAGCACTGTGGGGTAGAGTTGTGACAGTATGGTTTGTAGGTGATAAATAACATCATCTATGTGTATGCTTGTATACtttacctgtgtgtatgtgtgtgttttgtgcttGCTGCCTAATAAATGGAAGAATTGCTGCTTGTAGAAACAGTGAGGAACTGCAGTACAATTATATAAAACTGCTCTCATTAGACTGCCTCATTAGACTGGAAT from Oncorhynchus masou masou isolate Uvic2021 chromosome 29, UVic_Omas_1.1, whole genome shotgun sequence harbors:
- the LOC135519147 gene encoding glycine receptor subunit alpha-2-like, giving the protein MNCPFINVLTALCACLNSRVVDAKEHESRSGSTTNLSPSDFLDSLMGRTSGYDARIRPNFKGPPVNVTCNIFINSFGSIAETTMDYRVNIFLRQKWRDPRLAYSKYPDSSLDLDPSMLDSIWKPDLFFANEKGANFHDVTTDNKLLRVFKDGTVLYSIRLTLILSCPMDLKNFPMDMQICTMQLESFGYTMNDLIFEWESKDKNPVQVAAGLTLPQFIMRDEKELGYCTKSYNTGKFTCIEVKFHLERQMGYYLIQMYIPSLLIVILSWVSFWINMDAAPARVALGITTVLTMTTQSSGSRASLPKVSYVKAIDIWMAVCLLFVFAALLEYAGVNFVSRQQKEFLRLRRRQRRTHRDDDMRDGFNYSGYGMTHCLKDGSAVKNADPNPGPAPPTSKEKEVIRKRFVDRAKRIDTVSRAAFPMAFLLFNIFYWITYKVIRHEDIGMQSG